Proteins encoded by one window of Triplophysa rosa linkage group LG19, Trosa_1v2, whole genome shotgun sequence:
- the LOC130570597 gene encoding uncharacterized protein LOC130570597, translating into MLPLGDIIKRHGVSFHCYADDTQLYISSKPHETQQFHRIMECIVDIKNWMSNNFLLLNSDKTEVLLIGPKTAISNNQEYCLTIDGCSIKPSSSAKNLGVLFDSNLSFESHVANTCKIAFFHFKNISKLRHMLSISDAEKLIHAFMTSRLDYCNALLGGCPAGLLQKLQLVQNAAARVLTRTKKYEHISPVLSTLHWLPIKHRVNFKILLITYKALHGLAPQYLNELLLYYSPSRALRSQASCQLVIPRISKSSAGGRSFSYLAPKLWNSLPCTVREADTLCQFKSRLKTHLFNLAYTTLP; encoded by the coding sequence atgctacctctaggagatataataaagcgacacggagttagctttcactgttatgctgatgatactcaactttatatttcctcgaagcctcatgaaacacagcagttccatcgaataatggaatgcatagtcgatataaaaaactggatgagtaacaactttttattactgaactcggacaaaacggaagtgttacttattggaccgaaaactgctataagtaacaaccaagaatactgtttaactattgacggatgttccataaaaccctcgtcgtcagcaaagaatcttggcgttctattcgatagtaatctgtcatttgagagccacgtcgccaacacctgtaaaattgcgtttttccattttaagaatatatctaaactacgtcatatgctgtcaatctcagatgcagagaagttaattcatgcattcatgacatcaagactagattactgtaatgcactgttaggtggttgccctgcaggcttattacaaaaactccaattggtccaaaacgcggcagctcgagttcttacacgtacaaaaaagtatgaacatattagcccggttctgtcaaccttgcactggttacctataaagcatcgcgttaactttaaaatcttgcttattacctataaagccttacatggtttagctcctcagtacttgaatgaactccttttgtattacagtccttcacgtgcattacgctctcaggcgtcctgtcagttggtaatacctagaatttcaaaatcaagtgcaggtggtagatccttttcctatctagcgcctaaactttggaatagtcttccctgcactgtccgggaggcagacacactctgtcagtttaaatctagactaaagacgcatctttttaatcttgcatacactactcttccataa
- the cct6a gene encoding T-complex protein 1 subunit zeta → MSAVKALNPKAEVARAHAALAVNISAARGLQDVLKSNLGPKGTMKMLVSGAGDIKLTKDGNVLLHEMQIQHPTASLIAKVATAQDDITGDGTTSNVLIIGELLKQADLYVSEGLHPRVIAEGFEAAKDKALEVLEEVKVTKEMDRETLIHVARTSLRTKVHTELADLLTEAVVDAVLAIRRPNEPIDLYMVDIMEMRHKTDSDTQLIRGLVLDHGARHPDMKKRVEDAYILTCNVSLEYEKTEVNSGFFYKSADERDKLVKAERKFIEDRVQKIIELKNKVCADSKKGFVLINQKGTDPFSLDALAKEGIVALRRAKRRNMERLTLACGGVAMNSLDDLTAECLGHAGLVYEHTLAEEKFTFIEECDNPRSVTLLIKGPNKHTLTQIKDAVRDGLRAVKNAIEDGSVVAGAGAFEVAVADALIKHKPKVKGRAQLGVQAFADALLIIPKVLAQNSGYDPQETLVKLQSEFKESGQLVGVDLGTGEPMVAAEAGVWDNYSVKKQLLHSCTVIASNILLVDEIMRAGMSSLKG, encoded by the exons ATGTCGGCGGTGAAAGCTCTCAACCCGAAGGCGGAGGTGGCGCGGGCTCACGCGGCTCTGGCCGTGAACATCAGCGCGGCTCGCGGGCTACAGGACGTGCTCAAGAGTAATCTGGGACCTAAAGGAACCATGAAAAT GCTTGTTTCAGGTGCTGGAGACATCAAACTGACTAAAGATGGCAATGTTCTTCTGCACGAGATG CAAATCCAGCATCCCACCGCTTCATTGATCGCTAAGGTGGCCACGGCCCAGGACGACATCACGGGCGATGGCACCACGTCTAACGTTCTCATCATCGGAGAGCTTCTCAAGCAGGCCGACCTCTACGTCTCTGAG GGTCTTCACCCGAGGGTCATCGCTGAGGGGTTTGAGGCTGCTAAAGACAAGGCTCTGGAGGTTCTGGAGGAGGTGAAGGTCACTAAAGAGATGGACAGAGAGACGCTCATCCACGTAGCCAGAACATCGCTGAGAACCAAAGTGCACACCGAGCTGGCCGATCTTCTGACAGAG GCTGTAGTGGATGCTGTTCTTGCCATCAGGAGACCCAATGAACCCATCGACCTCTACATGGTGGATATCATGGAGATGAGACACAAAACAGACAGTGACACACA GCTGATCAGAGGTCTGGTGTTGGATCATGGGGCTAGACATCCTGACATGAAGAAGAGGGTGGAGGACGCTTACATTCTCACCTGCAACGTGTCTCTAGAATATGAGAAAAC AGAGGTGAACTCTGGATTCTTCTACAAGAGCGCTGACGAGAGAGACAAACTGGTGAAGGCGGAGAGGAAGTTCATTGAAGATCGTGTGCAGAAGATCATCGAGCTGAAGAATAAAGTTTGTGCGGAtagcaagaagggttttgtgcTCATTAACCAGAAG GGTACCGATCCGTTCTCTCTGGACGCGCTGGCTAAAGAAGGCATCGTGGCACTGCGCCGGGCCAAGAGGAGGAACATGGAGAG GTTGACTCTGGCGTGTGGTGGTGTCGCTATGAACTCTTTGGATGATCTGACGGCTGAGTGTCTGGGTCACGCAGGACTCGTGTACGAGCACACGCTG GCTGAGGAGAAATTCACCTTCATCGAGGAGTGCGATAACCCTCGCTCTGTGACGCTGCTGATTAAAGGACCCAACAAACACACGCTGACGCAGATCAAAGATGCTGTCAGAGACGGACTCCGAGCGGTGAAAAACGCCATTGAAGATG GTTCGGTGGTGGCCGGGGCCGGTGCGTTTGAGGTGGCCGTGGCAGACGCTCTGATCAAACACAAGCCCAAGGTTAAGGGTCGAGCTCAGCTGGGAGTGCAGGCTTTTGCTGATGCCCTTCTGATCATCCCTAAG gttctGGCTCAGAATTCAGGCTATGACCCACAGGAGACACTTGTGAAGCTGCAGAGTGAATTTAAAGAGTCTGGACAGCTGGTGGGAGTGGATCTGGGCACAG GAGAGCCGATGGTGGCAGCAGAAGCAGGTGTGTGGGACAACTACAGCGTGAAGAAACAGCTGCTTCACTCGTG CACTGTCATCGCCAGTAACATTCTTCTGGTGGATGAGATCATGAGAGCCGGGATGTCGTCACTCAAAGGTTAA